The Leptospira bouyouniensis genome contains a region encoding:
- a CDS encoding MAPEG family protein, which produces MTILIICLLVSISQIYLAKAFVAVAMAREERGYDNHHPRSQQSNLTGWGARAYAAHQNGFEAFSMFGIAILLNLLLEVDLYFVEILALSFISLRFLYIYLYIADFSYARSTIWVIAFLCNVSMYILPLVY; this is translated from the coding sequence ATGACAATTCTTATCATTTGCCTTTTGGTTTCCATTAGCCAGATTTATCTAGCAAAAGCCTTTGTTGCCGTCGCAATGGCCCGAGAAGAGAGAGGGTATGATAACCACCACCCAAGATCACAGCAGTCAAATCTTACAGGTTGGGGTGCACGTGCCTACGCTGCCCACCAAAATGGATTTGAAGCATTTTCCATGTTTGGAATTGCAATCCTACTCAATTTACTCTTAGAAGTAGATTTATACTTCGTTGAAATCTTAGCACTAAGTTTTATATCCCTCCGATTTTTGTACATTTATCTTTATATAGCAGATTTTTCCTATGCACGTTCCACGATTTGGGTAATCGCATTTTTATGTAATGTGAGTATGTATATTTTACCGTTAGTTTATTAA
- a CDS encoding alpha/beta hydrolase, with translation MKRILKLTSFILLFSIILLLGIAYYFSGLVLYPKVRCNPDHHVFCQGPKELGLNFEEVTITTEDKLNLVSYWIPAKQSKGTILMVHGHGGQRNEGLRFATSLNKVGFNLLLLSLRRNHGGYATMGGLEQKDVDAALQFLKAKGETKIGIFGFSMGSATSIIAMANHPEIKAGLFSSGYGSAMDVLIESAKRDFGIPYYPLLPVVKWVLDYRSGIDMDTVRPIDHITNIHPRPIAIFHCKMDDYVNYHHAEDLFAAAKEPKSLWAPECNRHERIWNFNPKEAEERSVSFFITYLK, from the coding sequence ATGAAACGGATCCTCAAACTCACTTCTTTCATTTTGCTATTTAGTATCATCCTACTCCTTGGTATCGCTTATTATTTCTCAGGACTTGTCTTGTATCCAAAGGTTCGATGTAACCCTGACCACCATGTGTTTTGCCAAGGTCCAAAAGAACTCGGATTGAATTTTGAAGAGGTTACAATCACAACGGAAGACAAATTGAACCTTGTTAGTTACTGGATCCCCGCCAAACAATCGAAAGGTACTATCTTAATGGTACATGGACATGGTGGCCAAAGAAACGAAGGTTTAAGGTTTGCGACTAGTTTAAACAAAGTTGGTTTTAACCTATTACTTTTAAGCCTAAGGAGGAATCATGGAGGCTACGCAACCATGGGAGGATTGGAACAAAAAGATGTAGATGCGGCACTTCAATTCCTAAAAGCAAAAGGTGAAACCAAAATTGGAATCTTTGGCTTTTCGATGGGTTCTGCGACAAGTATCATTGCAATGGCCAATCATCCTGAAATCAAAGCTGGTCTTTTCAGTAGTGGTTATGGAAGCGCAATGGATGTTCTAATCGAGTCGGCAAAACGTGATTTTGGAATTCCTTATTATCCCCTCTTACCAGTTGTAAAATGGGTATTAGACTATCGCAGTGGAATTGATATGGATACGGTTCGGCCTATTGACCACATAACAAACATTCACCCTAGACCCATCGCAATTTTCCATTGTAAGATGGATGACTATGTAAACTACCATCATGCAGAAGATTTGTTTGCTGCGGCAAAAGAACCAAAAAGCCTATGGGCACCTGAATGTAATCGTCATGAGCGAATTTGGAATTTTAACCCGAAGGAAGCAGAAGAAAGATCAGTGAGTTTCTTTATAACATATTTAAAATAA
- a CDS encoding endonuclease — MRNNFYIILILFSICLAYAVLSEKKESIATEKHAITDFQKAKRVLKRFYAKIGKDFYCGCNFEKDEEELGRFKINHDSCGLKARKDTKRQTWIEWEHIVPAHSFGKDRECWTKKDCELNGKPVRGRKCCQTIDPEFNKIEADLHNIFPVPGEINADRGIFSFGEIEGEERNYGLCDFEVNFKEQTAEPEPKIRGDIARTYFYMEWKYGIVIPEGRRKLYETWDKLDPPDTFEIRKNEIIEKIQSIKNPFID, encoded by the coding sequence TTGCGAAATAATTTTTATATAATCCTAATCCTTTTTTCTATATGTCTCGCATATGCTGTACTTTCCGAAAAAAAAGAATCTATAGCAACGGAGAAACACGCCATTACCGATTTTCAAAAAGCCAAACGAGTGTTAAAACGATTTTATGCCAAAATCGGTAAGGACTTCTATTGTGGGTGTAATTTTGAAAAAGATGAAGAAGAGTTAGGTCGATTCAAAATTAACCATGATTCCTGCGGGCTCAAAGCAAGAAAAGATACCAAACGCCAAACATGGATTGAGTGGGAACATATAGTGCCAGCGCATAGTTTTGGAAAAGATAGAGAATGTTGGACAAAAAAAGATTGTGAGCTGAATGGAAAACCTGTTCGCGGACGGAAATGTTGCCAAACCATAGATCCAGAATTCAACAAAATTGAAGCGGATTTACACAATATCTTTCCTGTTCCCGGAGAGATCAATGCCGACCGCGGCATTTTTTCTTTTGGGGAAATTGAAGGCGAAGAAAGAAATTATGGACTTTGTGATTTTGAAGTGAACTTTAAAGAACAAACAGCTGAACCTGAACCAAAGATTCGCGGAGACATTGCTCGTACGTATTTCTATATGGAGTGGAAATATGGAATCGTTATTCCAGAGGGAAGGCGTAAACTCTATGAAACCTGGGACAAACTCGACCCACCCGATACGTTTGAAATTCGTAAAAATGAAATCATAGAAAAAATCCAGTCTATTAAAAATCCTTTTATTGATTGA
- a CDS encoding DUF1499 domain-containing protein, with translation MEAALGVFFICCMSVLSPFSGVDDGELRGCPPSPNCVSSQSMKYNFIHKVDPIEYTTSKEVAFKRISDYFHQSENIYISEEKEGEYIRIIFFTKVFRFPDRVEIFFPNDKKEAQVRSQSILGLWDIFANRRRVNVFREILGKEES, from the coding sequence ATGGAAGCAGCTCTCGGTGTATTTTTTATCTGTTGTATGAGTGTTTTAAGTCCGTTCTCCGGTGTGGATGACGGCGAACTAAGAGGTTGCCCTCCCTCACCTAACTGTGTTTCAAGCCAAAGTATGAAATACAATTTTATCCACAAAGTTGATCCGATAGAATATACAACTTCCAAAGAAGTGGCTTTCAAAAGAATATCAGATTACTTCCACCAATCGGAAAATATCTATATAAGTGAAGAGAAGGAAGGGGAGTATATTCGAATTATATTTTTTACAAAGGTGTTTCGGTTTCCTGACCGAGTGGAGATTTTTTTCCCAAATGACAAAAAGGAAGCCCAGGTCCGTTCCCAGTCAATCCTTGGGCTCTGGGATATTTTTGCGAACAGAAGGCGAGTGAATGTATTCCGCGAAATATTAGGGAAAGAGGAATCATAA
- a CDS encoding NAD(P)-binding protein, which translates to MNEIKGIISSTPIVVGSGITGAAVTMMKPEIRIFDKARKPGGRVSTKEIFDGEVRFDIGATMFRYKMDVQWSGKLSNYNLFEIWETNGVRIDTKPIYDEHHHYPVSGMESIAKSMLKDHPVHQSMTLKSIHETQNNIWNCEFYSNQDKRSEFMTSEQLILTLPIPQILDIFSNSQENPKFERWNQFLKPYNDYRKTLVCLCSWKNWTPNINSNGYKPNEKIPLSTLLKRGEDWEYMSWEHIKYPNPSLKGANLLVQFSAMFSETHFEYWMDTSKKPTPEYKEMLVDGLFEIWNSPPPDEIWNHRWKYAQAQMPLLGKEGALLLDSEEFLEWKNLCKETGIMILGDWLFGSKIERIIGGVHFLIHNQIL; encoded by the coding sequence GTGAACGAAATCAAAGGAATCATATCATCAACTCCCATCGTAGTCGGTTCTGGGATCACAGGTGCTGCTGTCACCATGATGAAACCTGAAATTCGAATATTTGACAAAGCAAGAAAACCTGGAGGTAGAGTTTCGACAAAAGAGATCTTTGATGGAGAGGTTCGTTTTGATATTGGGGCAACAATGTTTCGTTATAAAATGGACGTACAATGGTCTGGAAAACTATCAAATTACAATTTGTTTGAAATTTGGGAAACAAACGGTGTGAGAATAGATACAAAACCGATTTATGATGAGCACCATCATTATCCAGTTTCAGGAATGGAATCAATCGCCAAATCAATGCTAAAGGATCATCCAGTTCACCAAAGTATGACCTTAAAGTCCATACATGAAACTCAAAACAACATATGGAATTGTGAATTTTATTCCAACCAAGATAAACGTTCGGAATTCATGACATCCGAACAATTGATTTTAACACTTCCCATCCCACAAATATTAGATATATTTTCTAACTCACAGGAAAATCCAAAATTTGAACGATGGAATCAATTTTTAAAGCCTTATAATGATTACCGAAAAACGCTTGTTTGTCTATGTTCTTGGAAAAATTGGACTCCCAATATAAATTCAAATGGATACAAACCAAACGAAAAAATACCTCTTAGTACATTATTAAAAAGGGGAGAAGATTGGGAATATATGAGTTGGGAACATATCAAGTATCCTAATCCTTCCTTAAAAGGTGCAAACCTACTTGTACAATTTTCAGCAATGTTTTCAGAAACTCATTTTGAATATTGGATGGATACTTCTAAAAAACCAACTCCCGAATACAAAGAAATGTTAGTTGATGGATTGTTTGAAATATGGAATTCACCACCTCCTGATGAAATCTGGAATCATCGGTGGAAATATGCACAAGCACAAATGCCACTGCTTGGAAAAGAAGGAGCACTTTTGTTAGATTCTGAAGAATTTCTGGAATGGAAAAATCTCTGTAAAGAGACTGGGATTATGATACTCGGTGATTGGTTATTTGGATCAAAAATTGAGAGAATTATTGGAGGTGTTCACTTTTTAATCCATAATCAAATTTTATGA
- a CDS encoding APC family permease, protein MNQTSLDQDAEQLKALGLKSEFERSMSFWENFSLGFTYLSPVVGVYSVFALAIQAGGPPMIWNYLLVGLGQFLVCLVFGEVVSQYPISGGIYPWSLRLVGERFAWMSAWVYAWALFTSVAAVAVGGAPFLNNLLGIELGNTGFIWIAIGMIFISTLLNLSGTKLLAQVAFFGFFCELVGAILVGGYLLFFAKVNSISILWNTFSFGDGMSYFPAFLASSVAAMFCYYGFEACGDVAEETPNASSAIPKSMRMTIYIGGGAAIFICLALLLSLPNVEKAISGEDADPVTTTLTTAMGVSGYRMVIVVVMISFLSCLLSLQAAASRLLFSFARDGMIFGSQYLNHLSKKGKVPTKALIVTGIIPIVITSIGHWLQDTVTTIISFASCGIYVAFQMVVFGALYARLRGWKPNGTFSLGKYGLIINVLAFIYGLIAVSNMVWPRSPEEPWFINYGMIFTSLVVVTTGLIYLMIAKPHLRKKYAKNLS, encoded by the coding sequence ATGAACCAAACTTCCCTAGACCAAGATGCAGAGCAGCTAAAGGCTCTCGGCTTAAAATCAGAATTTGAAAGGAGTATGAGTTTTTGGGAAAATTTTTCCTTAGGATTTACATATCTCTCCCCTGTTGTCGGTGTATATTCCGTATTTGCACTAGCCATCCAAGCAGGTGGTCCACCAATGATTTGGAATTATCTCCTCGTTGGACTTGGACAATTTTTAGTATGTTTGGTTTTTGGTGAAGTAGTCTCACAGTATCCAATTTCCGGTGGAATTTATCCATGGTCTCTCCGTCTTGTGGGAGAACGATTCGCTTGGATGTCAGCATGGGTTTATGCATGGGCACTTTTTACCTCGGTCGCCGCAGTGGCGGTGGGTGGAGCCCCATTTTTAAATAACTTACTTGGAATTGAACTCGGAAACACAGGATTTATTTGGATCGCTATTGGAATGATATTCATTTCCACCTTACTAAACTTAAGTGGAACAAAACTGCTGGCTCAAGTTGCTTTCTTCGGTTTTTTTTGCGAATTGGTTGGTGCAATCCTTGTGGGAGGTTATCTTTTATTTTTTGCAAAAGTGAATTCCATTTCTATCTTATGGAATACATTTTCATTTGGTGATGGGATGAGTTATTTTCCAGCATTTCTTGCTTCTTCTGTTGCGGCGATGTTTTGTTATTATGGATTTGAAGCATGCGGTGATGTTGCTGAAGAAACGCCAAATGCGAGTTCTGCGATTCCGAAATCTATGCGTATGACAATATATATCGGCGGTGGTGCCGCTATTTTTATTTGTTTAGCACTATTATTGTCCTTACCGAATGTAGAAAAGGCGATTTCAGGGGAAGACGCAGACCCAGTTACCACTACTTTAACAACGGCAATGGGTGTGAGCGGTTACCGTATGGTAATAGTTGTTGTGATGATTTCTTTTTTGTCATGTTTACTCAGTTTACAAGCAGCTGCAAGTCGGCTCCTATTCTCTTTTGCGCGAGATGGAATGATATTTGGAAGCCAGTATTTAAACCACCTTTCTAAAAAAGGAAAAGTACCGACAAAAGCTCTCATCGTCACAGGGATCATTCCAATTGTCATTACAAGTATTGGTCACTGGTTACAAGACACTGTCACAACTATCATCAGTTTTGCCTCGTGTGGAATTTATGTAGCCTTCCAAATGGTCGTATTTGGAGCATTATATGCAAGACTTCGTGGTTGGAAACCCAATGGAACTTTCTCATTAGGAAAGTATGGACTAATCATCAATGTTTTAGCTTTCATATATGGCCTTATCGCAGTTTCCAATATGGTGTGGCCTAGATCACCTGAGGAACCTTGGTTTATCAATTATGGAATGATTTTTACTTCTCTGGTTGTCGTCACTACGGGTCTCATTTACCTCATGATTGCAAAACCACATTTGAGAAAAAAATATGCGAAAAACTTAAGTTAA
- the serA gene encoding phosphoglycerate dehydrogenase produces MVSYPKGKIKVLLLENIHKDAYELFHRDGFDVTLVKDAMEEAELIEKIADVHVLGIRSKTNVSKKALGNAKKLMTIGCFCIGTNQVELEEAEKKAVPVFNAPYSNTRSVAELVIAEIIMLARKASDQSRDVHLGKWNKIAKGCFEVRGKTLGIIGYGHIGTQVSVLAESMGMRVVFYDIISKLPLGNATAAASYEDLLKQSDFISFHVPETDETKNLFRKEHLNLLKNGAYVLNLSRGKVLEIDALVEGIKSGKIAGAGVDVFPEEPKSNDDPFVSALQGLPNVILTPHIGGSTEEAQKNIGTEVAEKLLKFINNGSTTFSVNFPNIELGSLKSGYHRILNIHQNQPGFLRDINSIISDMGGNILTQNLSTSANIGYLSMEIDKNLGDELKDKIKAHKHSIRTRILY; encoded by the coding sequence ATGGTATCTTATCCCAAAGGAAAAATAAAAGTCCTACTCCTGGAAAACATCCACAAGGATGCTTATGAACTTTTCCACCGAGATGGTTTTGACGTGACTCTTGTCAAAGATGCGATGGAAGAAGCGGAACTCATCGAAAAAATCGCAGATGTTCATGTCCTCGGTATCCGCAGTAAAACGAATGTCTCTAAAAAAGCTTTAGGTAATGCAAAAAAATTAATGACGATTGGTTGTTTTTGTATCGGAACAAACCAGGTGGAATTGGAAGAAGCCGAAAAAAAAGCGGTCCCAGTTTTTAACGCTCCTTACAGTAATACAAGATCCGTCGCAGAACTAGTCATTGCTGAAATTATCATGCTTGCAAGAAAAGCCTCAGACCAATCTAGAGATGTTCACCTCGGCAAATGGAATAAAATAGCAAAAGGTTGTTTTGAAGTCCGTGGAAAAACTCTTGGTATCATTGGGTACGGCCATATTGGAACCCAAGTTTCAGTCCTTGCGGAATCGATGGGAATGCGAGTTGTTTTTTATGATATCATTTCCAAACTTCCACTAGGTAATGCAACAGCGGCTGCAAGTTACGAGGACCTTTTAAAACAATCTGATTTTATCTCTTTCCATGTTCCGGAAACAGATGAAACAAAAAACCTTTTCCGAAAGGAACATCTAAACCTCCTAAAAAATGGTGCATATGTATTGAATTTGTCTCGTGGTAAGGTACTTGAAATTGATGCTCTTGTAGAAGGAATCAAATCAGGTAAAATTGCCGGTGCTGGTGTGGATGTATTTCCTGAAGAACCCAAATCGAATGATGATCCATTTGTAAGTGCGCTACAAGGACTTCCGAATGTGATCCTCACTCCACATATTGGAGGTTCTACAGAAGAAGCTCAAAAAAACATTGGAACCGAAGTTGCTGAAAAATTATTAAAATTTATCAATAACGGTTCAACAACATTTTCTGTGAATTTTCCAAACATTGAACTAGGAAGTTTAAAATCAGGATACCACCGCATTTTGAATATCCACCAAAACCAACCAGGTTTTTTAAGGGATATTAACTCCATTATCTCAGATATGGGTGGGAATATCCTAACACAAAACTTGAGTACGTCAGCAAACATTGGTTATTTGAGTATGGAAATTGATAAAAATTTGGGTGATGAGTTAAAAGATAAAATCAAAGCCCACAAACATTCGATTCGTACTCGAATACTCTACTAA
- a CDS encoding methyltransferase domain-containing protein — MTDQIWDKFLPVKYQTLSPYQWTPISVVLSTWEYLREEKVSSVVDLGSGVGKFCLNLARVSEHQFPILGIEDRKELFQIADSLREKWNFKKVKFEHGNFLKEFPYGYSHYYCFNPLYETMKASHSIDGSKDKSAILFIQNLQLLKNHFLNCKIGTKIITYHGFGGSTLPGFKVLLKKELEFGEWMVWERV; from the coding sequence ATGACAGACCAAATTTGGGATAAATTCCTTCCAGTTAAATACCAAACTTTATCTCCATACCAGTGGACACCAATCTCTGTGGTATTGTCTACTTGGGAATATCTACGAGAAGAAAAGGTATCTTCCGTTGTTGATTTGGGTTCTGGTGTTGGTAAATTTTGTCTCAATTTAGCTAGAGTTTCAGAACATCAATTTCCAATTCTTGGAATCGAAGATCGTAAAGAACTTTTCCAAATTGCGGATTCACTGCGAGAAAAATGGAATTTCAAAAAAGTTAAATTTGAACATGGGAATTTTTTAAAAGAATTTCCATATGGATATTCACATTATTACTGCTTTAATCCTTTATACGAAACAATGAAAGCATCCCATTCCATCGATGGTTCAAAAGATAAATCGGCTATCCTATTCATACAGAATCTGCAATTATTAAAAAATCATTTTTTAAATTGTAAAATTGGAACAAAGATTATCACCTATCATGGATTTGGTGGAAGTACGCTTCCTGGTTTTAAAGTTTTATTGAAAAAGGAATTGGAATTTGGTGAGTGGATGGTATGGGAGAGGGTTTGA
- the lysS gene encoding lysine--tRNA ligase, which yields MKDSNELIEQRIQKIQELKTKGINPYPLRFFPNSDSKTLLSSFDPTNTEKKSFKLGGRLHAKRVMGKASFAHLKDAEGLIQLYATRDDLGEENYSLFKSLDLGDWIGIEGWLFQTQKGETTLHLTNVQLLAKCIRPLPVVKEKDGVIYDAFSDVEQRYRMRYVDLVVNENVRETFKMRSKIISEIRKFLTNEGFLEVETPMMQPIAGGAAARPFVTHHNTLDMELFLRIAPELYLKRLIVGGMDRVFELNRNFRNEGISTKHNPEFTMMEAYMAFGDMETMLSLTERMIVYVANAIGKGLKFPYGKDQIDLTPPWKRIKYIDIIKEYSGIDFSQITDVKEAIEKAKSKGVDSSDSVSIWKVCDDVFSSLVEPHLIQPIFITDFPKELSPLAKSREDDPKYVERFEPYVAGREIGNAFTELNDPFDQRERFEEQVKQREAGDDEAFMMDDDYIRALEYGLPPTGGLGIGIDRLVMLLTDSHSIRDTILFPLMRPE from the coding sequence ATCAAAGATTCAAACGAACTTATTGAACAACGAATTCAAAAAATTCAAGAATTAAAAACAAAAGGCATTAACCCCTATCCCCTTCGTTTTTTTCCAAATTCTGATTCTAAAACTTTATTATCTAGTTTTGATCCGACCAACACAGAAAAAAAATCTTTCAAATTGGGTGGGAGATTACATGCAAAACGCGTGATGGGAAAAGCAAGTTTTGCCCATTTAAAAGATGCAGAAGGACTCATTCAATTATATGCAACTCGTGATGATTTAGGGGAAGAAAATTATTCTCTATTCAAATCACTTGATCTTGGTGATTGGATTGGAATTGAAGGTTGGTTATTCCAAACACAAAAGGGTGAAACCACTCTCCACTTAACAAACGTTCAACTTCTTGCAAAATGTATCCGACCATTGCCTGTAGTGAAAGAAAAAGACGGTGTCATCTATGATGCTTTTTCTGATGTTGAACAAAGGTATCGAATGCGTTATGTGGATCTTGTTGTCAATGAAAACGTACGCGAAACATTTAAAATGCGTTCAAAAATCATTTCCGAAATTCGAAAGTTTTTAACAAACGAAGGATTTTTAGAGGTGGAAACTCCAATGATGCAACCGATTGCTGGAGGTGCTGCGGCTAGGCCTTTTGTAACCCACCATAACACTCTTGATATGGAACTTTTTCTCCGAATTGCTCCAGAACTTTATTTGAAACGACTCATCGTGGGTGGAATGGACAGGGTATTTGAGCTCAATCGAAATTTCCGAAACGAAGGGATTTCCACAAAACACAACCCTGAGTTTACCATGATGGAAGCTTATATGGCGTTTGGAGATATGGAAACAATGTTATCCTTAACAGAAAGGATGATTGTCTATGTTGCCAATGCCATTGGCAAAGGACTGAAGTTTCCTTATGGAAAAGATCAAATTGACCTCACTCCACCATGGAAACGAATCAAATACATCGACATCATCAAAGAATATTCTGGAATCGATTTTAGCCAAATTACTGATGTCAAAGAAGCAATCGAAAAAGCAAAATCCAAGGGTGTTGACTCATCAGATTCTGTTTCCATTTGGAAAGTGTGCGATGATGTGTTTAGTTCTCTTGTCGAACCACATCTCATCCAACCTATTTTTATCACTGATTTTCCAAAAGAACTCTCTCCACTTGCAAAATCAAGGGAAGACGATCCAAAATATGTAGAACGTTTTGAACCGTATGTGGCTGGACGTGAAATTGGGAACGCCTTTACTGAGTTAAACGATCCGTTTGACCAAAGAGAACGTTTTGAAGAACAAGTGAAACAGAGAGAAGCTGGAGATGACGAAGCCTTTATGATGGATGATGATTACATCCGCGCATTAGAATATGGTCTCCCTCCCACAGGTGGACTTGGAATTGGGATTGATCGTTTGGTGATGTTACTGACAGACTCACATTCCATTCGAGATACAATTCTTTTCCCATTGATGCGACCTGAATAA
- a CDS encoding MBL fold metallo-hydrolase translates to MIEVLPIFTNSPLRNYTYLIYSNRTGEVYCVDPYNAPLILSQIKKLGLKLKGILNTHEHGDHTEGNLELKEETNCVVFGHTNAKGKIPGLDETLNEGDICFETEGESIEVWDTPGHTFSHLSFVHKNPNTILGIFSGDTLFNLGVGNCFRGGDAPTLYHTIETKYKTLPDSCLLYPGHDYWQNNFAFSHHVDPNHEERDNFQKEIPPHFISTIGLEKKLSPFFRRDSMSIRDRLTALGEEVTDDRSLFLILRKLRDHW, encoded by the coding sequence ATGATTGAAGTCCTTCCCATTTTCACAAACTCACCTCTTCGTAATTACACCTATCTTATCTATTCTAATAGAACAGGAGAGGTCTATTGTGTTGATCCTTATAATGCTCCACTCATTTTGTCTCAAATTAAAAAACTCGGATTAAAACTAAAAGGGATATTGAATACCCATGAACATGGAGACCATACAGAAGGAAATTTAGAATTAAAAGAAGAAACCAACTGTGTTGTATTTGGTCATACCAATGCAAAGGGTAAAATCCCTGGCCTGGATGAGACTCTAAACGAAGGAGATATTTGTTTTGAAACAGAAGGCGAATCCATTGAAGTTTGGGACACACCTGGGCATACCTTTTCACATTTGAGTTTTGTTCATAAGAATCCAAACACAATCCTTGGAATATTTTCTGGTGACACTTTGTTTAATCTAGGGGTTGGAAATTGTTTTCGAGGAGGAGATGCCCCTACTTTATACCACACAATTGAAACCAAATACAAAACACTTCCAGATTCTTGTCTCCTTTACCCAGGTCATGATTATTGGCAAAACAATTTTGCCTTTTCCCATCACGTAGACCCAAACCACGAGGAAAGGGATAACTTCCAAAAAGAAATTCCCCCACATTTTATTTCAACGATTGGACTCGAAAAAAAATTAAGTCCATTTTTTCGAAGGGATTCAATGTCTATTAGAGACCGTCTAACGGCTTTAGGTGAAGAAGTGACTGATGATCGATCTTTGTTTTTAATTCTACGAAAACTTAGAGACCATTGGTAA
- a CDS encoding LysR family transcriptional regulator, producing MISAIRDLEDLKTFVFVAQERSFTLAAAKMGVTKAAVAKRILGLEKIWKTQLFYRNTRKVVPTRDAELILQKVASVLDSVKDLENSFANKDVLEGTLRVTCVSSMSNNFVTDMIERFQEQNPKIKIQLIVTDSLLDLMEESIDIGIRVGMEVPYNLEGTYLFQNRIVAVVSPDYCKTNHMLKLDSPKDLENHNLLYLDFHKEVRFSGTEIRLSDITKNRNFLSNDAASLVQMGLKGKGVLIRSFWDIEDHIQSGRLIPILKDFPLENFGSVWLVHPMNRTPSRRVMVFRNFLELECNLRFNQ from the coding sequence ATGATTTCGGCGATCCGTGATTTAGAGGACCTAAAAACCTTTGTATTCGTTGCACAAGAACGTAGTTTTACCCTGGCTGCGGCCAAAATGGGTGTGACCAAAGCTGCTGTTGCCAAAAGGATTTTGGGGCTGGAAAAGATTTGGAAGACTCAGCTTTTCTACCGCAATACGAGAAAGGTGGTTCCTACTAGGGATGCGGAGTTGATTTTACAAAAGGTGGCGTCTGTTTTAGACAGTGTTAAGGATTTGGAAAATTCCTTCGCCAACAAAGATGTGTTAGAGGGAACACTTCGCGTTACTTGTGTGAGTTCTATGTCTAATAACTTTGTTACTGATATGATCGAACGCTTTCAAGAACAAAACCCCAAAATCAAAATCCAGCTCATTGTCACTGATAGTCTTTTGGACCTTATGGAAGAATCGATCGATATAGGAATTCGTGTGGGAATGGAAGTTCCCTATAACCTTGAGGGAACCTATCTTTTCCAAAATCGTATTGTAGCTGTTGTGAGTCCCGATTATTGTAAGACTAACCACATGTTAAAGTTAGATTCTCCAAAGGATTTAGAAAATCATAACCTATTGTATTTAGATTTCCATAAAGAGGTTCGTTTTTCGGGAACAGAGATTCGCCTATCGGATATTACCAAGAATCGAAACTTTTTATCGAATGATGCGGCAAGTTTAGTACAAATGGGTTTAAAGGGAAAAGGGGTTCTCATCCGTTCATTTTGGGACATTGAAGATCATATCCAATCGGGGAGACTCATTCCCATTCTAAAAGATTTTCCTTTGGAGAATTTTGGAAGTGTTTGGCTTGTACATCCCATGAACCGAACACCATCGCGCCGAGTCATGGTTTTCCGCAATTTTCTAGAATTGGAATGTAATCTTCGGTTCAATCAATAA